Within the Pelagovum pacificum genome, the region AAGAGGCCGCCCCGGCCGAAGAGGAAGAGGCCCCGGCCTCCTCCTCCGATGGCGGCGACGGCGAGTCGATCGACATCATGGTCCCCTCGCTCGGCGAGAGCGTGACCGAAGCGACCGTGTCCACCTGGTTCAAGAAGCCGGGTGACAGCTTCGAGGCGGACGAGATGCTCTGCGAGCTCGAGACCGACAAGGTCTCGGTCGAAGTGCCCGCGCCCGCCGCCGGCAAGATCACCGAAGTCCTCGCCGAGGAAGGCTCCACCGTCGAGGCGGGCGGCAAGCTCGCCGTGATGACGACCGGCGAAGGTGGCGGTGCCGCCAAGTCCGAGGCTCCGAAGGAAGAGCCCAAGGCCGAAGCGCCCAAGGCCGGCAGCAAGGACACCGAGGATGCGCCCTCCGCCAAGAAGATGATGGCGGAAAAGAACATCTCCCCCGATGCCGTGACCGGCACCGGCAAGGATGGCCGCATCATGAAGGAAGACGTGCTGAACGCGATCAACAAGCCCGCCAAGGAAGAGGCGCCGAAGCAGGCGCCGCGCGCGCCCGTTGCCGCGGCTGATGCCGACCGGGAAGAGCGGGTGAAGATGACCCGCCTGCGCCAGACCATCGCGCGCCGCCTGAAGGAGGCCCAGAACTCCGCCGCCATGCTGACGACCTACAACGAGGTCGACATGGGCGCGGTCATGGACCTTCGGAACGAGTACAAGGACCTGTTCCTCAAGAAGCACGGCGTGAAGCTCGGCTTCATGTCCTTCTTCGTGAAGGCCTGCTGCCACGCCCTGAAAGAGGTTCCGGACGTCAACGCCGAGATCGACGGCACCGATGTGGTCTACAAGAACTACGTCCACATGGGCATCGCCGTCGGCACGCCGAACGGCCTCGTCGTTCCGGTTGTGCGCGACGCCGACCAGAAAGGCTTCGCCGCGATCGAACAGGAGATCGGCGAGCTCGGCGCGAAGGGTCGCGACGGCAAGCTGACGATGGCCGAGATGCAGGGCGGGTCCTTCACCATCTCCAACGGTGGTGTCTACGGCTCGCTCATGTCCTCGCCGATCCTGAACCCGCCGCAGTCGGGTATCCTCGGCATGCACAAGATTCAGGAACGGCCGATGGTCGTGAACGGCAAGATCGAGATCCGGCCGATGATGTACCTCGCCCTCAGCTACGATCACCGCATCGTCGACGGCAAGGGCGCCGTGACCTTCCTCGTCCGCGTGAAGGAAGCGCTCGAGGATCCGCGCCGTCTGCTTATGGACTTGTAAGGGTGACAGGATGTCCGGCCCCCGTCCCGCACGTCGCGGGGGGCCGGACCCCATCCCGTGCGAGGTATCTCCGTGACGCCTGACCGCAATCGCCCCGCCGTCATGTCCTGCATGCGTGACGAGGGCGCGCACCTGCTGGAGTGGCTGGCCTATCACCGTGCCGTCGGCTTCGGCGAGGTGGTGGTGGCGACCAACGACTGCTCCGACGGGACCGATGCGCTGCTCGACGCGCTCGCCGCCGCCGGGGAGGTCACGCACCTGCGCAATGACGTGCCCGACGGCACCCCGCCGCAGCACAGCGGCACGGCGCTGGCGATGGCGCACCTGCGCGCGCGCGGCGCTCATTGGGTGCTCCATATCGACGCCGACGAGTTTCTCAACGTTCAGACCGGGCATGGTACGGTCGACGACCTGCTCGCCGTCGCGCCGGATGCCGACTGCATCTGCATCGGCTGGCGCAACTTCGGGGACGGTGGTCATGCCGCGTGGCCCGGCGCCACCCTGCCCCACTTCACCCGCCGTGAAGGGCCGCCCAAGCCGGACGAGAGCTACTTCAAGTGCCTCTTCCGCCTTGCGTCCTTCGACCACGCATACGCCCACATGCCGACCCGGCCAACGATGGCGAACCCGACGCTGGTCAACGCCGCAGGTCAGCAGCTGAAGAACGACCAGCTGTTCGCCGACGCCCCCCGCGTCCGGTTTTTCCCGGTGCGCGATGCGCTGCGGCTCGACCGGGTGGCGATCAACCACTACGGGGTGAAATCACCCGACGTGTTCACGATGAAACTCGCCCGGGGCCGGGGCGAGAACACGCGTGGCCACCAGAAATACCGGCTCGGCTCCGAATGGCACCGCCGCGCCAACCGCAACGAGGTCGAGGACACGACGATCCTGCGCCACTGGCCCGCGACCGAAGCCGGGATCGCCCGCCTCCGCGCGCTTCCCGGCGTGGCCGAGGCCGAAGCCCGCTGCCTCGCCTGGTTCGACGACCGCAGACTGGAGACTGCCGAATGACCCCCGAACTCACCGTTCTCGTGCTGGCCGCCCTGTTGCAGGTCGTGCAGTTCGCCCTTTTCTCGATCCCCGCGAACATGGAGCTCGGCACGGGCAAGACCGCCTCTCCCCGCGATCCGCAGCGGATGGACAAACCCCTGATGGAGCAGGTGAGCATCCGGACCGGGCGGCTCGGCCGCGCCTTCAACAACCACTTCGAGGCGCTGATCCTCTTCACCATCGCCGTCGTGGCGCTGTCGATCTCGGACCAGGGCAACGGCTACACGGCGACGCTGGCGTGGATCTACCTGCTGGCGCGGGTCCTCTACATCCCCGCCTACGCCTTCGGCTGGGTGCCGTGGCGCTCGCTGATCTTCGCCTTCGGCTTCTTCGCGACCGTGCTCATGCTGCTCGCGGCGCTCTTTTGACCTCTCCGCGCGCGGAGACTACGGATAAGGCCGCGGACAGCGGCAGACAGAAAGGATGACCTGAAATGGCCCAATACGATGTCATCGTGATCGGCTCCGGCCCCGGCGGCTACGTCTGCGCGATCCGTTGCGCGCAGCTCGGCCTCAAGACGGCTGTCGTCGAAGGGCGCGAAACGCTCGGCGGCACCTGCCTGAACGTCGGCTGCATCCCCTCCAAGGCGCTGCTGCACGCGACCGAGATGCTGCACGAGGCGGAGCACAACTTCGCCGAGATGGGCCTGAAGGGCAAAACCCAGTCCGTCGACTGGAAGCAGATGCTCTCCTACAAGGAGACCACGATCGGCCAGAACACCGGCGGCATCGAATTCCTGTTCAAGAAGAACAAGATCGACTGGCTGAAGGGCTGGGGCTCCATCCCCGAGGCAGGCAAGGTGAAGGTCGGTGACGAGGTCCACGAGGCCAAGCACATCGTCGTTGCCTCCGGCTCCGAACCGGCGTCCCTGAAAGGTGTCGAGGTCGACGAGAAAACCGTCGTCACCTCCACCGGCGCGCTCGAACTGTCGAAAATCCCGAAGAAGATGGTCGTGATCGGTGCCGGCGTCATCGGGCTCGAGCTCGGCTCGGTCTACAAGCGCCTCGGTGCAGAGGTCACGGTGGTCGAGTTCCTCGACAAGATCACCCCCACGATGGACGGCGAAGTGTCCCGCCAGTTCCAGAAAATGCTGACCAAGCAGGGGCTGGAGTTCATCCTCGGCGCCGCCGTGCAGGGGGTCGAGGTCGGCAAGGGCAAGGCCAAGGTCACCTACAAGCTGAAGAAGGACGACAGCGAGGCGACGATCGACGCCGACACCGTCCTCGTCTCCACCGGCCGCCGGCCCTACACCGACGGGCTCGGCCTCGACGCCCTCGGCGTCGAGATGGAGCGCGGCATGATCAAGACCGACGATCACTACAAGACGAACGTCGACGGCATCTACGCGATCGGTGACTGCATCGCCGGCCCCATGCTCGCCCACAAGGCCGAGGACGAGGGCACCGCCGTCGCCGAAGGCATCGCGGGCCAGCATCCGCACGTGAACTACGGCGTGATCCCGTCCGTCGTCTACACCCACCCCGAGGTCGCCTCGGTCGGCAAGACCGAAGAGCAGCTGAAGGACGAGGGCAAGAAGTACAAGGTCGGCAAGTTCCCCTTCATGGGCAACGCGCGGGCCAAGGCGAACTTCTCCTCCGAGGGGTTCGTGAAGATCCTCGCCGATGCGGAAACCGACCGGGTCCTCGGCGCACACATCATCGGCCCGATGGCCGGCGACCTGATCCACGAGATCTGCGTCGCGATGGAATTCGGCGCCGCGGCCGAGGATGTCGCCCGCACCTGCCACGCGCACCCGACCTACTCGGAAGCCGTGCGC harbors:
- the odhB gene encoding 2-oxoglutarate dehydrogenase complex dihydrolipoyllysine-residue succinyltransferase, whose translation is MSVEVRVPALGESVTEATVATWFKKPGDDVEVDEMLCELETDKVTVEVPSPAAGKLEEIVASEGDTVGVDALLANIAEAGDAGSSTDVKPREGKSADDDADSKEEAAPAEEEEAPASSSDGGDGESIDIMVPSLGESVTEATVSTWFKKPGDSFEADEMLCELETDKVSVEVPAPAAGKITEVLAEEGSTVEAGGKLAVMTTGEGGGAAKSEAPKEEPKAEAPKAGSKDTEDAPSAKKMMAEKNISPDAVTGTGKDGRIMKEDVLNAINKPAKEEAPKQAPRAPVAAADADREERVKMTRLRQTIARRLKEAQNSAAMLTTYNEVDMGAVMDLRNEYKDLFLKKHGVKLGFMSFFVKACCHALKEVPDVNAEIDGTDVVYKNYVHMGIAVGTPNGLVVPVVRDADQKGFAAIEQEIGELGAKGRDGKLTMAEMQGGSFTISNGGVYGSLMSSPILNPPQSGILGMHKIQERPMVVNGKIEIRPMMYLALSYDHRIVDGKGAVTFLVRVKEALEDPRRLLMDL
- a CDS encoding glycosyltransferase family 2 protein; the protein is MRGISVTPDRNRPAVMSCMRDEGAHLLEWLAYHRAVGFGEVVVATNDCSDGTDALLDALAAAGEVTHLRNDVPDGTPPQHSGTALAMAHLRARGAHWVLHIDADEFLNVQTGHGTVDDLLAVAPDADCICIGWRNFGDGGHAAWPGATLPHFTRREGPPKPDESYFKCLFRLASFDHAYAHMPTRPTMANPTLVNAAGQQLKNDQLFADAPRVRFFPVRDALRLDRVAINHYGVKSPDVFTMKLARGRGENTRGHQKYRLGSEWHRRANRNEVEDTTILRHWPATEAGIARLRALPGVAEAEARCLAWFDDRRLETAE
- a CDS encoding MAPEG family protein, producing the protein MTPELTVLVLAALLQVVQFALFSIPANMELGTGKTASPRDPQRMDKPLMEQVSIRTGRLGRAFNNHFEALILFTIAVVALSISDQGNGYTATLAWIYLLARVLYIPAYAFGWVPWRSLIFAFGFFATVLMLLAALF
- the lpdA gene encoding dihydrolipoyl dehydrogenase — its product is MAQYDVIVIGSGPGGYVCAIRCAQLGLKTAVVEGRETLGGTCLNVGCIPSKALLHATEMLHEAEHNFAEMGLKGKTQSVDWKQMLSYKETTIGQNTGGIEFLFKKNKIDWLKGWGSIPEAGKVKVGDEVHEAKHIVVASGSEPASLKGVEVDEKTVVTSTGALELSKIPKKMVVIGAGVIGLELGSVYKRLGAEVTVVEFLDKITPTMDGEVSRQFQKMLTKQGLEFILGAAVQGVEVGKGKAKVTYKLKKDDSEATIDADTVLVSTGRRPYTDGLGLDALGVEMERGMIKTDDHYKTNVDGIYAIGDCIAGPMLAHKAEDEGTAVAEGIAGQHPHVNYGVIPSVVYTHPEVASVGKTEEQLKDEGKKYKVGKFPFMGNARAKANFSSEGFVKILADAETDRVLGAHIIGPMAGDLIHEICVAMEFGAAAEDVARTCHAHPTYSEAVREAALACGDGAIHV